In Triticum aestivum cultivar Chinese Spring chromosome 5B, IWGSC CS RefSeq v2.1, whole genome shotgun sequence, the following proteins share a genomic window:
- the LOC123111560 gene encoding protein C2-DOMAIN ABA-RELATED 11, whose protein sequence is MNEEAEGRGARPGVLKVVVAQGTNLAIRDFTSSDPYVVVRLADKSAKTKVINSCLNPVWNEEMVFSIREPLGIIKFEVFDRDRFKYDDKMGHAFLDLQPVAAATKLRRALKLTTGETRLRKVAPTADNCLLSDSFVTYADGEIVLDSRLRLRDVESGELFVTVKWIDAGAT, encoded by the exons ATGAACGAGGAGGCGGAGGGGAGGGGGGCGAGGCCCGGCGTGCTTAAGGTGGTGGTGGCGCAGGGGACCAACCTCGCCATCAGGGACTTCACCTCCAGCGACCCCTACGTCGTCGTCCGCCTCGCAGACAAG AGTGCAAAGACAAAAGTCATCAACAGTTGCCTCAATCCAGTTTGGAACGAAGAGATGGTCTTCTCTATCAGGGAACCTCTAGGGATCATCAAATTT GAGGTGTTCGACCGGGACCGGTTCAAGTACGACGACAAGATGGGACACGCCTTCCTCGACCTGCAGCCGGTGGCCGCCGCGACGAAGCTGCGGCGCGCGCTCAAGCTCACCACGGGGGAGACCAGGCTCCGGAAGGTGGCGCCGACCGCCGACAACTGCCTGCTCTCCGACAGCTTCGTGACCTACGCCGACGGCGAGATCGTGCTCGACTCCCGGCTGCGGCTGCGCGACGTCGAGTCCGGGGAGCTCTTCGTGACCGTCAAGTGGATCGACGCCGGCGCCACGTGA